From the genome of Longimicrobiales bacterium, one region includes:
- a CDS encoding BamA/TamA family outer membrane protein has product MYPDIAERSGTRIDDVLFVDPAPFSADTLLTLTQTLPSRCNFLGLPFCVPFTRIGREEHRLSTARVAGDVETLERFYRIAGYFGTRVTPAVEPDGDNVDVRFSIMRGDPIVLDALTVTGTEGLLDPDSLARTLRLQPGDIFHLGEYIEASEYIVRVLQRRGHAQAEVFRSFSVDTVDNRAEASIDLAPGPVVTVDSIIVTGAPHLSRQATLRQLEIREGQILRSGQLIESQRNLYGLELVSLASVTIAPDSLQKSPEDNSTATIRVAIAEAPLREVEAAVGFGTVECLRTDAQWAHRSWTGGARRLALRGSLSRIGVGEPFAINGGERVCSTQVSDTLFGGNQFDYRFAADFTQPYFLNPRNQLNVSSFVERISEPGVFSREAVGGRVGVSRRLAARSGISANIEVENGQTLASPALFCAAFLVCQPATIDSLAARKFRAELGGTYFMDATNAPLEPTSGYLARTTVGYATALLGSDIRFFRWTGELSNYREVRPRWVAAFSLRLGNFFRTATVNPEGNFLPPEERFYAGGASSVRGYPRNELGPGIYVTDSDVLIADGDGNLRPERPARFVPTGGTSLAVTSAELRLPSPVLPRMLRLALFIDAGAVGTGSLWDLGPDEWKVTPGAGVRLQTPVGPVRIDLGINPYDPVTAPLLVIDPETGGLRRIGVFTPRRGNIFSRMQLHLGVGHAF; this is encoded by the coding sequence ATGTATCCCGATATCGCCGAGCGGTCCGGCACGCGCATCGACGACGTGCTGTTCGTCGATCCCGCCCCCTTCTCGGCAGACACGCTCCTGACCCTGACGCAGACGCTGCCCTCCCGCTGCAACTTCCTAGGCCTTCCCTTCTGCGTTCCCTTCACCCGGATCGGTCGTGAAGAGCACCGCCTCAGCACCGCCCGTGTGGCGGGGGACGTGGAGACGCTGGAGCGGTTCTACCGTATCGCGGGCTATTTCGGGACGCGGGTAACCCCCGCGGTCGAGCCCGACGGCGACAACGTGGATGTCCGGTTCTCGATCATGCGCGGCGACCCGATCGTGCTGGACGCCCTGACCGTCACGGGTACAGAAGGCCTTCTCGATCCCGACTCTCTCGCCCGCACGCTCCGGCTCCAGCCGGGCGATATTTTCCACCTTGGCGAGTACATAGAGGCGTCGGAGTACATCGTGCGCGTGCTGCAGCGGCGTGGACATGCGCAAGCCGAGGTCTTCCGCAGCTTTTCCGTGGACACGGTGGACAACCGGGCCGAGGCGTCCATCGACCTGGCGCCCGGGCCCGTCGTCACGGTCGATTCGATTATCGTCACGGGTGCCCCGCATCTGAGCCGCCAGGCGACGCTGCGCCAACTGGAGATCCGCGAGGGTCAGATCCTGCGGAGCGGCCAGCTGATCGAGAGCCAGCGCAACCTGTACGGTCTCGAGCTGGTCTCTCTCGCGTCGGTCACGATCGCGCCGGACTCCCTCCAGAAGTCTCCGGAAGACAATTCGACGGCGACGATCCGCGTCGCCATTGCTGAGGCGCCCCTGCGGGAGGTCGAAGCGGCGGTCGGCTTCGGAACCGTCGAATGTCTGCGGACGGATGCGCAGTGGGCGCACCGCAGCTGGACGGGGGGTGCGCGGCGGCTCGCGCTGCGCGGCTCGCTCAGCCGGATCGGTGTGGGCGAGCCATTTGCCATCAACGGTGGCGAGCGGGTGTGCTCGACTCAGGTGTCGGACACCTTGTTCGGCGGCAACCAGTTCGACTACCGGTTCGCGGCCGACTTCACGCAGCCGTATTTTCTGAATCCGCGCAATCAGTTGAACGTCAGCAGCTTTGTGGAGCGTATCTCGGAGCCCGGCGTGTTCAGCCGCGAGGCGGTTGGCGGCCGTGTCGGCGTGTCGCGGCGCCTGGCCGCACGCTCAGGGATCTCCGCGAATATCGAGGTGGAGAACGGTCAGACGCTCGCGTCACCCGCCCTGTTCTGTGCGGCGTTCCTCGTCTGCCAGCCGGCGACCATCGATTCGCTCGCCGCGCGTAAGTTCCGCGCCGAGCTGGGCGGCACGTACTTCATGGATGCGACGAACGCGCCGCTGGAGCCGACATCCGGCTATCTGGCGCGGACGACGGTCGGTTACGCCACTGCCCTGCTCGGATCCGACATCCGGTTCTTCCGCTGGACGGGCGAGCTCTCGAACTACCGCGAGGTGCGACCACGGTGGGTCGCCGCATTCTCGCTGCGCCTCGGTAACTTCTTCCGCACCGCGACGGTTAACCCTGAGGGCAACTTCCTCCCGCCTGAGGAGCGCTTCTATGCGGGCGGCGCGTCGAGCGTGCGCGGCTATCCTCGCAACGAGCTCGGCCCGGGCATCTATGTGACCGACTCTGACGTCCTCATTGCGGATGGCGATGGGAATCTGAGGCCGGAGAGACCCGCGAGGTTCGTGCCGACCGGCGGCACGTCGCTGGCCGTCACGAGCGCCGAGCTACGGCTGCCGTCACCTGTGCTGCCGCGCATGCTCCGACTCGCGCTCTTCATCGACGCTGGCGCTGTGGGTACCGGCAGCCTGTGGGACCTGGGGCCTGACGAGTGGAAAGTCACGCCCGGCGCGGGAGTCCGCCTCCAGACGCCCGTCGGTCCCGTCCGCATCGACCTCGGCATCAACCCCTACGACCCGGTCACCGCCCCCCTCCTGGTCATCGATCCGGAGACAGGGGGTCTGCGGCGGATCGGCGTGTTCACGCCTCGTCGCGGCAACATTTTCAGCCGCATGCAGCTGCACCTTGGCGTAGGCCACGCATTCTGA